In the genome of Actinomadura graeca, one region contains:
- a CDS encoding ABC transporter substrate-binding protein — MKIPKVLAAGLLVLAATACGSSAADGGSGTLRIGVIGSGVGNKLTRTVGFLDERGELLPELKSAGIGKIQVATFQNGPDLNQALAGGSLDIGLYGDTPALVGHGRGLPTRLVSLNSIRLDAAVVAKKNAGPASLKDLEGKRIGVQTGSYIHRYLLGALEEAGVKPKQIIHMYTPAIIAALEKNSIDAGGLISADQVAEEQKGYRSIDVASRDHPDLLGTSVTVVTEKYLAGHKDIVKVWQRAESKGARVAKANWPAYTAFVARTGGYAPEVSIKTTLKEQLPEEPFPAEGLRLLEGTKTFLVGQDLIKKDFPVGSWLAPGAKTAAGTAP; from the coding sequence GTGAAGATCCCCAAGGTCCTTGCCGCCGGGCTGCTCGTCCTGGCCGCGACGGCGTGCGGCTCGTCCGCGGCCGACGGCGGCTCCGGGACGCTGCGCATCGGCGTGATCGGCTCGGGTGTCGGCAACAAGCTGACCCGCACCGTCGGCTTCCTCGACGAGCGCGGCGAGCTGCTGCCCGAGCTGAAGTCCGCCGGGATCGGCAAGATCCAGGTCGCGACGTTCCAGAACGGCCCCGACCTCAACCAGGCGCTCGCCGGAGGGTCGCTCGACATCGGCCTGTACGGGGACACCCCGGCGCTCGTCGGGCACGGGCGGGGCCTGCCGACCCGGCTGGTGTCGCTCAACTCGATCCGGCTGGACGCGGCGGTCGTCGCGAAGAAGAACGCGGGCCCGGCGTCGCTCAAGGACCTGGAGGGCAAGCGGATCGGCGTCCAGACCGGCTCCTATATCCACCGCTACCTGCTCGGGGCGCTGGAGGAGGCGGGCGTGAAGCCGAAGCAGATCATCCACATGTACACGCCCGCGATCATCGCGGCGCTGGAGAAGAACTCGATCGACGCGGGCGGCCTCATCTCCGCCGACCAGGTGGCCGAGGAGCAGAAGGGCTACCGCTCGATCGACGTCGCGTCCCGTGACCACCCCGACCTGCTCGGCACCTCGGTGACGGTCGTGACGGAGAAGTACCTGGCCGGGCACAAGGACATCGTCAAGGTGTGGCAGCGGGCCGAGTCGAAGGGCGCCCGGGTCGCGAAGGCGAACTGGCCCGCCTACACCGCGTTCGTCGCCAGGACGGGCGGCTACGCCCCCGAGGTGTCGATCAAGACGACGCTCAAGGAGCAGCTGCCCGAGGAGCCGTTCCCCGCCGAGGGGCTCCGGCTGCTCGAAGGCACCAAGACGTTCCTCGTCGGGCAGGACCTGATCAAGAAGGACTTCCCGGTCGGCTCCTGGCTGGCGCCCGGGGCGAAGACCGCGGCCGGGACCGCGCCGTGA
- a CDS encoding 4Fe-4S dicluster domain-containing protein, whose product MIEIVSRERCIACDKCIAVCPTNVFDRGADGIPVLARRDDCQTCFMCEAYCPVDALFVDPRSHPLPEPPDEAALAADGLLGSYREQIGWGRGRTPGAKLAVGPSLSRPGPPLTS is encoded by the coding sequence GTGATCGAGATCGTCTCGCGGGAGCGGTGCATCGCCTGCGACAAGTGCATCGCGGTGTGCCCGACGAACGTGTTCGACCGCGGCGCGGACGGCATCCCCGTCCTCGCCCGGCGGGACGACTGCCAGACCTGCTTCATGTGCGAGGCGTACTGCCCGGTCGACGCGCTGTTCGTCGACCCGCGCTCGCACCCGCTGCCGGAGCCGCCCGACGAGGCGGCGCTCGCCGCGGACGGGCTGCTCGGCAGCTACCGCGAGCAGATCGGCTGGGGCCGGGGGCGCACCCCCGGCGCCAAGCTCGCGGTCGGGCCGTCGCTGAGCCGGCCCGGCCCTCCCCTCACCTCCTGA
- a CDS encoding FAD-dependent oxidoreductase: MTTDANVTDLTADVLVAGGGPAGAWAAIKAAEAGADVVLADKGYLGTSGATASAGTGVWYVEPEPQAREAAMASREGLGGHLADREWMARVLDQTYANMNELAEVSRYPFPVDKDGRQIRRGLQGPEYMRRMRVRVRRAGVRVLDHSPITELLADGSGAVAGAAGYQLRGDRPFRVRAGAVVLATGGCAFLSKALGCDVNTGDGALFAAEAGAELSGMEFSNAYAIAPAFTSVTKTAFYMFATFYHADGTVLEGAGSQRGRSVIARTLLTEPVLCRIDRATPEEQRAMRLAQANFFLPFDRQGIDPFTDLFPVTLLAEGTVRGTGGIRITGPDCATTVPGLYAAGDAATRELICGGFTGGGSHNSAWAMSSGTWAGRGAARYAAGLGGPVRARAVRALGEAGVRPSGPATRGHAEYTAAVQAEVLPYDKNLLRHGDRLVPALGALDGTWRELSGTLREDGAGIVRARSAAAMTAHARWMYNAALARTETRGMHKRQDLPEQDPSQRRRLVTGGLHEVWTRPEAGALAVAS; the protein is encoded by the coding sequence GTGACGACCGATGCGAACGTGACCGACCTGACCGCGGACGTGCTCGTCGCGGGCGGCGGGCCCGCCGGCGCGTGGGCCGCGATCAAGGCGGCGGAGGCCGGCGCGGACGTCGTCCTCGCCGACAAGGGGTACCTCGGGACGAGCGGCGCGACGGCGTCGGCGGGCACCGGCGTCTGGTACGTCGAGCCGGAGCCGCAGGCCAGGGAGGCGGCGATGGCGAGCCGCGAAGGGCTCGGCGGGCACCTCGCCGACCGGGAGTGGATGGCCCGCGTCCTCGACCAGACGTACGCGAACATGAACGAGCTGGCCGAGGTGTCGCGGTACCCGTTCCCGGTGGACAAGGACGGACGGCAGATCCGGCGCGGCCTCCAGGGGCCCGAGTACATGCGGCGGATGCGCGTGCGGGTGCGCCGCGCGGGCGTGCGGGTCCTCGACCACAGCCCCATCACCGAGCTGCTCGCGGACGGCTCCGGGGCGGTGGCCGGTGCGGCCGGGTACCAGCTGCGGGGCGACCGGCCGTTCCGGGTCCGGGCGGGCGCGGTCGTCCTCGCGACGGGCGGGTGCGCGTTCCTCAGCAAGGCGCTGGGCTGCGACGTCAACACCGGGGACGGCGCGCTGTTCGCGGCGGAGGCGGGCGCGGAGCTGTCCGGGATGGAGTTCTCCAACGCGTACGCGATCGCCCCGGCGTTCACGTCCGTGACGAAAACGGCGTTCTACATGTTCGCCACCTTCTACCACGCCGACGGGACGGTGCTGGAGGGCGCGGGCAGCCAGCGGGGGCGGTCCGTGATCGCGCGGACGCTGCTGACCGAGCCCGTCCTGTGCCGCATCGACCGTGCGACGCCCGAGGAGCAGCGGGCGATGCGGCTCGCGCAGGCCAACTTCTTCCTGCCGTTCGACCGGCAGGGCATCGACCCGTTCACCGACCTGTTCCCCGTGACGCTGCTCGCCGAGGGGACCGTCCGGGGCACCGGCGGCATCCGGATCACCGGGCCCGACTGCGCCACGACGGTGCCCGGCCTGTACGCGGCGGGCGACGCCGCCACCCGCGAGCTGATCTGCGGCGGCTTCACCGGCGGCGGCAGCCACAACTCCGCGTGGGCGATGTCGTCGGGCACCTGGGCGGGACGGGGCGCCGCCCGGTACGCCGCCGGGCTCGGCGGGCCGGTGCGGGCGCGGGCCGTCCGCGCGCTCGGCGAGGCGGGCGTCCGGCCGTCGGGACCGGCGACCCGCGGGCACGCCGAGTACACCGCCGCGGTGCAGGCCGAGGTGCTGCCCTACGACAAGAACCTGCTGCGTCACGGCGACCGGCTCGTCCCGGCGCTCGGCGCCCTGGACGGGACGTGGCGGGAGCTGAGCGGCACCCTGCGCGAGGACGGCGCGGGGATCGTCCGGGCGAGGTCGGCGGCGGCGATGACCGCGCACGCCCGGTGGATGTACAACGCCGCGCTCGCCCGGACCGAGACGCGCGGCATGCACAAGCGGCAGGACCTGCCCGAGCAGGACCCGTCCCAGCGCCGCCGACTCGTCACCGGCGGGCTCCACGAGGTGTGGACGCGGCCGGAGGCCGGGGCGCTGGCGGTGGCGTCGTGA